Proteins found in one Sphingobium sp. V4 genomic segment:
- a CDS encoding DNA translocase FtsK 4TM domain-containing protein, producing the protein MAVGRTVKRSPEWREMLKRSLIRSGALIGAFALMLATLFLALALLSYTPSDPSMNTVAGEHVANIMQAPGAWVADFLLWLLGVPVALVLPLMAITARRLWGDQDMAGWKAQFGKCLFGIILIGIALALFQSEPLVGLPAGWGGVIGLVIAKGIASLTAQAPVAAPWIRGILIVITLIAGLFTCYRSLALEKPIIALRRPSLPRLSLPRPSLAFAGGAALPDEEEEEEDDEPVERVIAPRKQVSNEPKPPITIQTPKPAPVQRSMAPVSQDDLFGNSSLPSPDLLNPIPASQGGKIDKAALERNARLLESVLDDFHVKGNIVEVRPGPVVTMYELEPAPGIKASRVIALADDIARNMSALSARVATIPGRTVIGIELPNAHREGVSFRELITSEQFAQEATLPIILGKNISGEPIIADLAPMPHLLIAGTTGSGKSVGLNAMILSLLYRMTPDQLRLIMIDPKMLELSTYDDIPHLLSPVVTEPAKAIRALKWAVEQMEDRYRMMASISVRNLANYNEKVRAAKAKGKPLGRRVQTGYDPETGKPIYEEEQLDFQPLPQIVVVVDELADLMMTAGKEVEFLIQRLAQKARAAGIHLILATQRPSVDVITGVIKANLPTRISFFVTSKIDSRTILGEQGAEQLLGKGDMLYMHGGKGLTRVHGPFVSDDEVRVVADHWRAQGQPDYISAVTEEPEEGSFALDGVDLGDDSPDAQLFRKACQLVFENQKASTSWLQRQLRVGYNSAARLIERMEEEGLVGPPNHVGRREVLRDENGNPI; encoded by the coding sequence ATGGCCGTCGGCCGCACCGTGAAACGCTCGCCGGAATGGCGTGAAATGCTCAAGCGCAGCCTGATCCGCAGCGGGGCGCTGATCGGGGCTTTCGCGCTGATGCTCGCGACGCTGTTCCTGGCGCTGGCGCTGTTGAGCTATACGCCCAGCGACCCGTCGATGAACACGGTCGCGGGCGAGCATGTCGCCAATATCATGCAGGCGCCCGGCGCATGGGTCGCCGATTTCCTCCTGTGGCTGCTGGGCGTGCCGGTGGCGCTGGTTCTGCCCTTGATGGCGATCACCGCGCGCCGCCTCTGGGGCGATCAGGACATGGCGGGATGGAAGGCGCAGTTCGGCAAATGCCTGTTCGGCATCATCCTGATCGGCATCGCGCTGGCCCTGTTCCAGAGCGAGCCGCTGGTCGGGCTGCCCGCCGGTTGGGGGGGCGTCATCGGTCTTGTCATCGCGAAGGGCATTGCCAGCCTGACCGCGCAGGCGCCAGTCGCCGCGCCCTGGATCAGGGGCATCCTGATCGTCATCACGCTGATCGCCGGCCTCTTCACCTGTTACCGCAGCCTGGCGCTGGAGAAGCCGATCATCGCGCTGCGGCGTCCCTCACTCCCCCGGCTCAGCCTGCCGCGCCCCAGCCTGGCCTTTGCCGGCGGCGCGGCGCTGCCTGACGAGGAGGAGGAGGAGGAGGATGACGAGCCGGTGGAACGCGTCATCGCGCCGCGCAAGCAGGTGTCGAACGAGCCCAAGCCGCCCATCACCATCCAGACGCCCAAGCCCGCGCCGGTGCAGCGGTCCATGGCGCCGGTCAGCCAGGACGACCTGTTCGGCAACAGCTCGCTGCCCTCGCCCGACCTGCTCAATCCCATCCCCGCGAGCCAGGGCGGCAAGATCGACAAGGCGGCGCTGGAGCGCAACGCGCGCCTGCTGGAGAGCGTACTCGACGACTTCCATGTGAAGGGCAATATCGTCGAAGTGCGGCCCGGCCCGGTCGTCACCATGTATGAGCTGGAACCGGCGCCGGGCATCAAGGCGAGCCGGGTGATCGCGCTGGCCGACGACATCGCCCGCAACATGTCGGCGCTCTCGGCCCGCGTCGCGACGATTCCCGGCCGCACCGTCATTGGCATCGAATTGCCCAACGCCCATCGCGAGGGCGTATCCTTCCGCGAGCTCATCACGTCGGAGCAGTTCGCGCAGGAAGCGACGCTGCCGATCATCCTGGGCAAGAATATCTCGGGCGAGCCGATCATCGCCGATCTCGCCCCCATGCCCCACCTGCTGATCGCGGGCACCACCGGGTCGGGCAAGTCGGTCGGCCTCAACGCCATGATCCTGTCGCTGCTCTACCGCATGACGCCGGACCAGTTGCGACTGATCATGATCGATCCCAAGATGCTGGAACTGTCGACCTATGACGATATTCCGCATCTCCTCTCGCCGGTCGTCACCGAACCGGCCAAGGCGATCCGTGCGCTGAAATGGGCGGTGGAGCAGATGGAGGACCGCTACCGCATGATGGCGTCGATCTCGGTCCGCAATCTCGCCAATTATAACGAGAAGGTCCGCGCCGCCAAGGCGAAGGGCAAGCCGCTCGGCCGCCGCGTCCAGACCGGCTATGATCCTGAAACCGGCAAGCCCATCTACGAGGAGGAACAGCTCGATTTCCAGCCGCTGCCGCAGATCGTGGTGGTGGTGGACGAGCTGGCCGACCTGATGATGACGGCGGGCAAGGAAGTCGAATTCCTGATCCAGCGGCTGGCGCAGAAGGCCCGTGCGGCGGGCATCCACCTGATCCTCGCGACACAGCGGCCTTCGGTCGACGTTATCACCGGCGTCATCAAGGCGAACCTGCCGACCCGCATCAGCTTCTTCGTCACGTCCAAGATCGACAGCCGCACCATCCTGGGCGAACAGGGCGCCGAGCAGCTGCTTGGCAAGGGCGACATGCTCTACATGCACGGCGGCAAGGGTCTGACCCGCGTCCATGGTCCCTTCGTGTCGGACGACGAGGTGCGCGTGGTCGCCGACCATTGGCGCGCCCAGGGTCAGCCCGACTATATCTCGGCTGTCACCGAGGAGCCGGAGGAGGGCAGTTTCGCGCTCGATGGGGTCGATCTGGGCGACGACAGCCCCGACGCCCAGCTGTTCCGCAAGGCGTGCCAGCTGGTGTTCGAAAACCAGAAGGCGTCGACCAGCTGGCTCCAGCGCCAGTTGCGGGTCGGCTACAACAGCGCCGCGCGGCTGATCGAGCGCATGGAGGAAGAGGGACTGGTTGGTCCACCCAACCATGTCGGCCGCCGCGAGGTGTTGCGCGACGAAAATGGGAATCCGATCTGA
- a CDS encoding GNAT family N-acetyltransferase, whose protein sequence is MSIIIRDAVADDIDVIQDFIRALADYERLSHEVKADRETLARYLFGPRPMAEVLIAEHQGAPVGFALFFHNFSTFEGRPGLYLEDLFVLPQARGLGAGKALLARLAQLAIERDCARLEWSVLDWNEPAIAVYRAIGARPMDEWTVQRLDGNALKALAAS, encoded by the coding sequence ATGAGCATCATCATTCGGGACGCGGTGGCGGACGACATCGACGTCATCCAGGATTTCATCCGGGCGCTCGCTGACTATGAACGGCTGTCCCATGAGGTGAAGGCCGATCGCGAGACGCTGGCCCGCTATCTGTTCGGCCCGCGCCCGATGGCAGAGGTGCTGATCGCCGAGCATCAGGGTGCGCCGGTCGGCTTCGCCCTCTTCTTCCACAATTTCTCGACCTTCGAGGGCCGGCCCGGACTCTATCTGGAGGATCTGTTCGTCCTGCCGCAGGCGCGGGGACTGGGCGCGGGCAAGGCTTTGCTGGCGCGTCTGGCGCAGCTTGCCATCGAACGCGACTGCGCCCGGCTCGAATGGTCGGTGCTCGATTGGAACGAGCCGGCCATCGCGGTGTACCGCGCGATCGGCGCCCGACCGATGGACGAATGGACGGTACAGCGCCTGGACGGCAACGCCCTGAAGGCGCTGGCCGCGTCCTAG
- a CDS encoding DMT family transporter, with protein sequence MSGTGRGIAIPFAICCIGVTLFSVMDAAMKGLSLSIGLYNALFWRAVSGTLLGLTLMLLTRQRWPSRAVLRIHLLRGVVVALMAALFFWAIMRLPLAEAIALSFIAPLIALYLAALLLNEKVGRQAIGASLLGLVGVGVILSGRLHGDYDADALLGAVAVLISAVLFAWNLIIQRQQAQVASPIEVAFFQHLVMLGVFAIGAPLFAVFPPIKAIPLVLLAAVLAFTSLAALAWAYARAEAQRLIPVEYSAFVWAAIIGWLVFGERLTLTTLAGALLIVAGCLIAARTKRADVPDGRGAHVEAGTV encoded by the coding sequence ATGAGCGGGACTGGTCGCGGAATCGCGATACCCTTCGCCATATGTTGCATCGGGGTGACGCTCTTCTCCGTCATGGACGCGGCGATGAAGGGACTGAGCCTTTCCATCGGGCTCTACAACGCGCTGTTCTGGCGCGCCGTCAGCGGGACGCTCCTTGGCCTGACGCTCATGCTGCTGACCCGCCAGCGCTGGCCGTCGCGCGCGGTGTTGCGCATCCATCTGCTGCGCGGCGTCGTCGTCGCGCTGATGGCGGCACTCTTCTTCTGGGCGATCATGCGATTGCCTTTGGCCGAAGCCATCGCCCTGTCCTTCATCGCGCCGCTCATCGCGCTCTACCTCGCCGCGCTGCTGCTGAACGAGAAGGTCGGGCGGCAGGCGATCGGCGCGTCCCTGCTCGGGCTGGTCGGCGTGGGCGTGATCCTGTCCGGCCGTCTGCATGGCGATTATGACGCCGATGCGCTGCTCGGCGCCGTCGCGGTCCTGATCTCGGCGGTCCTCTTCGCCTGGAACCTCATCATCCAGCGGCAGCAGGCGCAGGTCGCGTCGCCGATCGAAGTCGCCTTCTTCCAGCATCTCGTGATGCTGGGCGTCTTTGCGATCGGCGCCCCGCTGTTTGCGGTTTTCCCGCCGATCAAGGCTATCCCTCTGGTGCTGCTGGCGGCGGTTCTGGCCTTCACTTCGCTCGCGGCGTTGGCCTGGGCCTACGCCCGTGCGGAGGCGCAGCGGTTGATCCCGGTCGAATATAGCGCCTTCGTCTGGGCCGCGATCATCGGCTGGCTGGTCTTTGGCGAGCGGCTGACGCTGACCACACTGGCGGGCGCCTTGCTGATCGTTGCCGGCTGTCTTATCGCGGCCCGCACGAAGCGGGCGGACGTCCCTGATGGTCGGGGCGCCCATGTGGAAGCGGGAACGGTATGA
- the ispG gene encoding flavodoxin-dependent (E)-4-hydroxy-3-methylbut-2-enyl-diphosphate synthase, protein MSDHNPGLRPWRDIARRQSRQIMVGNVPVGGGAPVTVQTMTNTLTSDAKATIDQIRRCEEAGVDIIRVSCPDEESTAALRQIVRASRVPIVADIHFHYKRALEAADAGAACLRINPGNIGSEARVKEVVDAAKANGCSIRIGVNAGSLEKDLLEKYGEPCPEALVESALDHIKLLQDQDFHDYKVAVKASDVFLAVAAYMQLADAVDCPLHLGITEAGGLIGGTVKSAIGIGNLLWAGIGDTIRVSLSAEPEEEVRVGYEILKSLGIRTRGVKVISCPSCARQGFDVIRTVQALEERLQHIHTPLSLSVLGCVVNGPGEARETDIGLTGGGNGKHMVYLSGVTDHTIHDADMVDHIVRLVEAKAAEIEAAKAEADMTDAGKAQAAE, encoded by the coding sequence ATGTCCGACCATAATCCCGGCCTGCGCCCCTGGCGCGACATCGCGCGGCGGCAGTCGCGCCAGATCATGGTCGGCAATGTCCCGGTGGGCGGCGGCGCGCCGGTCACGGTCCAGACCATGACCAACACGCTGACATCCGACGCGAAGGCGACGATCGACCAGATCCGCCGATGCGAGGAGGCGGGCGTCGACATCATCCGCGTGTCCTGCCCCGATGAGGAATCGACTGCGGCGCTCAGGCAGATCGTCCGCGCATCGCGCGTGCCGATCGTCGCGGACATCCATTTCCACTATAAGCGCGCGCTGGAAGCGGCCGACGCCGGTGCTGCCTGCCTGCGGATCAATCCGGGCAATATCGGCAGCGAAGCACGAGTGAAGGAAGTGGTCGATGCGGCCAAGGCTAATGGCTGCTCGATCCGCATCGGCGTCAACGCAGGCAGCCTTGAGAAGGATCTGCTCGAAAAATATGGCGAGCCGTGCCCCGAGGCGCTGGTCGAAAGCGCGCTCGACCATATCAAGCTGCTGCAGGACCAGGATTTCCACGACTATAAGGTCGCGGTGAAGGCCAGCGACGTGTTCCTCGCCGTCGCTGCCTATATGCAACTTGCCGACGCGGTCGATTGCCCCCTCCACCTGGGCATCACCGAGGCAGGCGGCCTGATTGGCGGCACGGTGAAGAGCGCGATCGGCATCGGCAACCTGCTCTGGGCCGGGATCGGCGACACGATCCGCGTCTCCCTTTCCGCCGAGCCGGAAGAGGAAGTGCGGGTCGGCTATGAGATATTGAAGTCACTCGGCATCCGGACCCGCGGGGTCAAGGTCATCTCCTGTCCGTCCTGCGCGCGCCAGGGATTCGACGTCATCCGCACGGTGCAGGCGCTGGAGGAGAGGCTCCAGCATATCCATACGCCGCTTTCGCTGTCGGTGCTTGGCTGCGTCGTCAATGGTCCCGGCGAAGCGCGGGAAACCGACATCGGCCTGACCGGCGGCGGCAATGGCAAGCATATGGTCTATCTTTCGGGCGTCACCGACCACACGATTCACGACGCCGACATGGTCGATCATATCGTCAGGCTGGTCGAGGCCAAGGCGGCGGAGATCGAGGCCGCAAAGGCCGAAGCCGACATGACCGACGCGGGCAAGGCGCAGGCGGCGGAATAG
- a CDS encoding outer membrane protein transport protein — protein MSLSRRLGCFLLVTGAMTASSPALAGGFYLQEQSPIETGRALSGGAAAADDPSTIYFNPAAMTQLSGIQTSVGGSLLMASAHQTNRGSYRSIPGSTVRVPVTGNDGGNAFESVIPVPSFYASAQVSDRLWLGLGVNAPFGLKLEYDDGFFGRYDSLYTDLKTYNIQPSAAYKLTDSLSIGGGVDVQYVKAELTNALPQLSPLATTDGFASLKGDDWSVGWNAGLFYTSGDTNVGVHYRAGITHKLAGTQSISGLTGLLAGANGAFAATAPLSLPDIVTVSMMHRLTPGLRAMITGKWYNWSKFKGIAVTTASGTTNKELDYRDSYSVSVGGEYDVSPALTLRAGTMFDRSPTNAQHLTTRVPDGDRVWLSGGGTWNMSESMALNLSYAHTFVAKANIIRPDSYYPSPATVTATTLSQTSGNADQIAASLTLRF, from the coding sequence ATGTCCCTTAGCCGCCGCCTTGGCTGTTTCCTTCTCGTGACCGGGGCCATGACCGCGTCGTCTCCCGCGCTGGCGGGCGGTTTCTATCTGCAGGAGCAATCCCCCATCGAAACCGGACGCGCGCTGTCCGGTGGCGCGGCGGCGGCGGATGATCCCTCGACCATTTATTTCAATCCCGCCGCCATGACCCAGTTGTCGGGCATCCAGACCTCTGTCGGCGGATCGCTGCTGATGGCGTCGGCGCACCAGACCAACCGGGGCAGCTATCGTTCCATTCCCGGATCGACGGTGCGGGTGCCGGTGACCGGCAATGACGGTGGAAACGCGTTCGAGAGCGTGATCCCGGTCCCCAGTTTCTACGCCAGCGCGCAGGTCAGCGATCGGTTGTGGCTGGGCCTGGGCGTGAATGCACCCTTCGGTCTGAAGCTGGAATATGATGACGGCTTCTTCGGTCGCTATGACTCGCTCTATACCGACCTCAAGACCTACAATATCCAGCCTTCCGCGGCGTATAAGCTGACCGACAGCCTGTCGATCGGCGGCGGCGTCGACGTGCAATATGTGAAGGCAGAACTGACCAATGCGCTGCCGCAACTGTCTCCGCTCGCCACCACCGACGGCTTTGCCAGTCTGAAGGGCGACGATTGGTCGGTCGGCTGGAACGCAGGTCTGTTCTATACCAGCGGAGACACCAATGTCGGGGTTCATTATCGCGCCGGCATAACGCATAAGCTGGCCGGCACCCAGAGCATTTCCGGCCTGACCGGGCTGCTCGCCGGGGCGAATGGGGCGTTTGCGGCGACCGCGCCGCTCAGCCTGCCCGATATCGTCACCGTCAGCATGATGCACCGCCTGACGCCCGGCCTGCGGGCGATGATCACCGGCAAATGGTATAACTGGTCCAAGTTCAAGGGGATCGCCGTGACCACCGCGTCGGGCACCACCAACAAGGAACTGGATTACCGGGACAGCTATTCGGTCAGCGTCGGCGGAGAATATGACGTCAGTCCCGCGCTGACCCTGCGGGCCGGAACGATGTTCGATCGGTCGCCGACCAACGCGCAGCATCTCACCACGCGCGTGCCCGATGGCGATCGGGTCTGGTTGAGCGGCGGCGGGACGTGGAACATGTCGGAATCGATGGCGCTGAACCTCAGCTACGCCCACACCTTCGTGGCGAAGGCGAACATCATTCGGCCGGACAGCTATTATCCATCGCCTGCGACCGTGACGGCGACGACCCTGTCCCAGACCAGCGGCAATGCGGACCAGATTGCCGCATCGCTAACCCTGCGCTTCTAA